From the Bacteroidales bacterium genome, one window contains:
- a CDS encoding LUD domain-containing protein, whose protein sequence is MEESTSKEKVLKKIRNALLSGTEVPYPGTDAELPLFHKPGESLDVVFAQAFTRAGGMFVFCENEKELVSSLQVILEDLPDGDLFCQEQTIGAYLVKAGIPFCSGSRDLEASKVSVTGCEALVAHPGSIVVSSAQTEGRKICIFPDSQIVIGFSSQLTRDLQQALSYLNRKYEPDYPSLISVITGPSRTADIEKTLVMGAHGPRNLYLFYVDRTEN, encoded by the coding sequence ATGGAAGAAAGTACGTCAAAGGAAAAGGTCCTGAAAAAAATCCGAAATGCATTGCTGTCCGGGACTGAAGTTCCTTACCCGGGCACGGATGCCGAACTACCGCTTTTCCACAAGCCCGGCGAATCTCTGGACGTGGTTTTTGCCCAGGCGTTTACAAGGGCAGGGGGGATGTTTGTCTTCTGTGAAAATGAAAAGGAACTGGTTTCAAGCCTTCAGGTTATTCTGGAAGATCTTCCGGATGGGGACCTTTTTTGCCAGGAACAAACCATTGGAGCGTATCTGGTGAAGGCAGGCATACCTTTTTGTTCCGGATCACGGGACCTTGAGGCAAGTAAGGTCAGCGTAACCGGCTGTGAAGCCCTGGTGGCCCATCCGGGCAGTATCGTTGTTTCATCGGCACAGACCGAAGGAAGGAAAATCTGTATTTTCCCGGATTCCCAAATTGTCATCGGTTTCTCTTCGCAGCTGACCCGGGATCTCCAGCAGGCATTATCGTACCTCAATCGAAAATATGAACCCGACTATCCCTCATTGATTTCGGTGATCACAGGTCCCAGCCGTACGGCCGACATTGAAAAAACACTCGTCATGGGAGCACACGGCCCCAGGAATCTGTACCTTTTTTACGTCGACCGTACGGAAAATTGA
- a CDS encoding DUF2007 domain-containing protein, whose amino-acid sequence MDNWTIIYSSNQLYKAELMKQLLAESDIQAIVVNKKDSAYLIGEVELYVNVEDAFQARQIIIRSEGE is encoded by the coding sequence ATGGATAATTGGACGATTATTTACAGCTCGAATCAGCTTTACAAGGCAGAACTGATGAAACAACTCCTGGCTGAAAGCGACATTCAGGCCATTGTGGTCAATAAGAAGGATTCTGCCTATCTGATCGGTGAAGTTGAACTGTATGTCAATGTGGAAGACGCATTTCAGGCACGTCAGATCATAATCAGAAGTGAAGGTGAATAA
- a CDS encoding phosphatidate cytidylyltransferase, with protein sequence MNNFTQRTLTGALFVIIVVGAIVLHPFVFGVLFLVVTILGLTEFYRLIRAGGHQPGLVSGLAGSILLYGLVFFVANGFLSAKMLSVLWLIIPLVAITELFSGNARPFANIGSTLLGVIYVAVPFSVLNCLYGPWREPREPAYAFLLGYFVILWLNDTGAYLTGKSAGKHLLFRRISPKKTWEGIAGGLAAGMLTAWVLSRFFKQLAPGEWLILAVLVIMFSTFGDLVESMLKRSVDVKDSGTLLPGHGGILDRFDGVLLSAPAVYLYVYLVLN encoded by the coding sequence GTGAATAATTTTACGCAGAGAACACTCACCGGAGCACTGTTCGTCATCATCGTGGTTGGAGCCATCGTTCTCCATCCTTTTGTTTTTGGCGTGCTTTTCCTGGTGGTTACCATCCTTGGATTGACGGAATTCTACCGCCTCATTCGTGCGGGCGGTCATCAACCCGGCCTGGTCAGCGGGCTTGCCGGCAGCATCCTCCTTTACGGTCTTGTTTTTTTTGTGGCCAACGGTTTTCTTTCGGCCAAAATGCTCAGCGTATTATGGCTGATCATACCCCTGGTGGCCATTACGGAATTGTTTTCGGGCAATGCCAGGCCCTTTGCCAACATTGGATCCACTTTACTGGGTGTGATCTATGTTGCAGTGCCTTTTTCAGTGCTCAACTGCCTTTATGGTCCGTGGAGGGAGCCTCGTGAACCTGCTTATGCGTTCCTGTTGGGGTACTTCGTCATTTTATGGTTGAATGATACCGGTGCCTACCTGACCGGCAAATCAGCCGGCAAGCATTTGCTTTTCCGGCGCATATCACCCAAAAAGACCTGGGAAGGCATTGCAGGCGGACTGGCCGCCGGAATGCTGACTGCGTGGGTTCTGTCCCGTTTTTTCAAGCAGCTTGCACCGGGTGAATGGCTCATCCTGGCCGTGTTGGTCATTATGTTCAGTACGTTTGGCGATCTGGTCGAATCCATGCTGAAACGCAGCGTTGATGTAAAGGATTCCGGGACCCTGTTGCCCGGACATGGTGGCATTCTCGACCGTTTTGACGGTGTTTTGCTTTCCGCTCCGGCCGTTTATCTGTATGTATACCTTGTGCTCAATTAA
- a CDS encoding phosphatidylserine decarboxylase family protein: MRIHQEGYRVIVQLSVAVGLVILLLNVFFPHQTIIHWLLYAAGIVFMALVVYFFRRPPGKGVDNDPAVILNPAAGKVIIVSEVLEDEYFHDRRIQLSVFMSLLDMHVNLYPVSGTVSYVQYHPGKFLVAYHPKASRLNEHNSIVITTSSGLQVLVRQIAGVVARRIVSLAKTGDEVMAGQEIGIIKFGSRVDLFLPLGSTVKVKVGDHVRCGETILALLPVAQRIEPSSEKENTSKVTGP, translated from the coding sequence ATGAGAATTCATCAAGAGGGATATCGTGTCATCGTCCAGTTATCGGTTGCAGTTGGCCTGGTCATCCTCCTGCTCAATGTCTTTTTCCCTCACCAGACCATCATTCACTGGCTGCTGTATGCTGCCGGCATCGTTTTTATGGCCCTGGTTGTCTATTTTTTCCGGCGGCCTCCCGGGAAAGGAGTGGACAATGATCCGGCAGTGATTCTGAATCCAGCGGCCGGAAAAGTGATCATCGTCTCGGAGGTGTTGGAGGATGAGTATTTCCACGACCGGCGGATCCAGCTGTCGGTCTTTATGTCGCTGCTCGACATGCATGTCAATTTATACCCGGTCAGCGGCACGGTCAGCTATGTGCAGTATCATCCGGGAAAATTCCTTGTTGCCTATCATCCCAAAGCTTCCAGGCTTAACGAGCATAATTCCATTGTCATCACGACCTCTTCCGGGTTACAGGTACTGGTTCGTCAGATAGCCGGAGTTGTGGCCCGCAGGATCGTCAGCCTGGCAAAGACAGGGGATGAGGTGATGGCAGGGCAGGAGATAGGTATCATCAAGTTCGGATCAAGGGTGGATCTGTTTCTTCCCCTGGGATCCACGGTCAAGGTAAAGGTCGGGGATCACGTCAGATGCGGGGAAACGATTCTTGCTCTCCTTCCGGTTGCTCAGAGAATTGAGCCCAGCTCTGAGAAGGAAAACACCTCAAAGGTCACCGGTCCCTGA
- a CDS encoding YjjG family noncanonical pyrimidine nucleotidase has product MGYRHLFFDLDKTIYDFDASSRLTFEEIHQHFHLAEKGITDLESFIENYTWINLELWDLYRNGGIRKETLSVERFNRALKKFGVTDPVLAEAIASYYVTESPLKNTLFPGVESTLTYLKRKYRLYIITNGFEEVQHKKLHINNLRPFFEDVITSEEAGCKKPDPAIFLYAIKRTGALLTESLMIGDDLTVDIQGAREAGMDQVFVNYNRIPHQGPVTFEVFSFSELGSIL; this is encoded by the coding sequence ATGGGGTACCGCCATTTATTCTTCGACCTGGATAAAACGATCTATGACTTTGATGCAAGTTCGCGCCTGACCTTTGAGGAGATCCATCAGCATTTTCATCTGGCAGAAAAAGGAATAACGGATCTGGAGTCATTCATTGAAAACTATACCTGGATAAATCTTGAGCTCTGGGACTTATACCGAAACGGCGGGATCCGGAAGGAGACCCTGAGCGTCGAGCGGTTCAACAGGGCACTGAAGAAATTTGGCGTGACTGATCCTGTACTGGCTGAAGCCATTGCATCGTACTATGTGACGGAAAGCCCTCTGAAAAACACACTCTTTCCCGGGGTGGAAAGCACGCTGACCTATCTGAAAAGGAAATACCGGCTGTACATCATCACCAACGGATTTGAGGAGGTGCAGCATAAAAAACTACATATCAACAACCTCCGTCCTTTTTTTGAGGATGTGATCACAAGCGAAGAAGCCGGATGCAAAAAACCCGATCCCGCCATTTTCCTTTACGCCATCAAAAGGACGGGCGCCCTGCTGACCGAAAGCCTGATGATCGGCGATGATCTCACGGTGGATATTCAAGGTGCCAGAGAGGCAGGAATGGACCAGGTATTTGTGAATTATAACCGGATACCCCATCAGGGACCGGTGACCTTTGAGGTGTTTTCCTTCTCAGAGCTGGGCTCAATTCTCTGA
- a CDS encoding SPFH domain-containing protein, translating to MEREKSYSPMSGYVGLVIALLLIGVPVALLVRYQILWLIAILVIGVFCLVGLMVVNPNESSVLVLFGKYVGTVKKNGFFWVNPFFARKKISLRARNLNSEPIKVNDKIGNPIMIGIVLVWKVEDTFKAAFGVDDYSHFVDIQSEAAIRKLAGHYPYDNFDDEQADITLRSGGEDVNAALERELQERLELAGISVMEARISYLAYASEIAGAMLRRQQATAIVAARQKIVEGAVSMVEMALAQLSKKEIIVLDQDQKAAMVSNLMVVLCADKDTTPVVNAGTIHQ from the coding sequence ATGGAAAGAGAAAAATCGTATTCCCCAATGTCGGGTTATGTCGGGCTGGTCATTGCGCTCTTGCTGATCGGAGTGCCGGTTGCATTGCTGGTTCGCTACCAGATCTTATGGCTGATCGCCATTCTGGTCATCGGCGTGTTTTGCCTGGTCGGATTGATGGTGGTCAATCCCAACGAATCCTCTGTTCTTGTGCTTTTCGGCAAGTATGTCGGCACCGTGAAGAAGAATGGTTTCTTTTGGGTGAATCCTTTCTTTGCACGGAAAAAGATTTCATTAAGGGCAAGAAACCTGAACAGTGAGCCGATCAAAGTGAACGACAAGATCGGTAATCCGATCATGATCGGGATCGTGCTGGTCTGGAAAGTGGAGGATACCTTCAAGGCAGCTTTCGGTGTGGATGATTATTCTCATTTTGTGGACATCCAGAGCGAGGCAGCCATCCGGAAACTGGCCGGTCATTATCCGTACGACAATTTTGATGATGAGCAGGCAGACATTACCTTGCGGTCGGGCGGTGAGGATGTGAACGCTGCGCTGGAGCGGGAGCTGCAGGAAAGGCTGGAACTGGCCGGCATAAGCGTAATGGAAGCACGCATCAGTTACCTTGCCTATGCATCCGAGATTGCGGGGGCGATGCTGCGCCGGCAGCAGGCAACAGCCATTGTGGCAGCCAGGCAGAAAATCGTGGAAGGCGCCGTCAGCATGGTCGAAATGGCTCTTGCCCAGCTATCCAAAAAAGAGATCATTGTCCTGGATCAAGACCAGAAAGCCGCTATGGTCAGCAACCTGATGGTGGTGCTTTGTGCCGACAAGGATACCACTCCTGTTGTCAATGCCGGGACCATCCATCAATAG
- a CDS encoding TIGR01212 family radical SAM protein (This family includes YhcC from E. coli K-12, an uncharacterized radical SAM protein.), with translation MHSTLRDLTYPWGHQRRFNSFTEHLKRLFGGRVQKLSIDAGFTCPNRDGTLAWGGCTYCDNDAFNPSYCDPAKTITQQIREGIDFHASRYRRANHFLAYFQPYSNTYAPVSHLRTLYNEALAFPQVAGLVIGTRPDCVDDEKLALLREIAEHHYVMVEFGIESCYDETLLRINRGHTFLQTVEAIQETNAAGLSAGGHLILGLPGETREMMLEEAAIVSRLPLQMIKFHQLQIFRNTPLAKALEDDPASFRLFGLEEYIEFVIDFTEKLSPSIRIERFASEAPPRFLAGQGWGRIRYDQVLRRIEDRMEERDTFQGKWFE, from the coding sequence ATGCACTCAACACTCCGGGATTTGACCTATCCCTGGGGGCACCAGCGAAGGTTCAACTCCTTCACTGAACATCTGAAGAGACTTTTTGGCGGGCGCGTTCAGAAACTCAGCATCGATGCCGGTTTTACCTGTCCGAACCGGGACGGCACCCTTGCCTGGGGAGGTTGTACCTATTGTGACAACGATGCGTTCAATCCCTCCTATTGTGATCCGGCAAAAACGATCACCCAGCAGATCAGAGAAGGGATTGACTTTCACGCCAGCCGCTACCGAAGGGCCAACCATTTTCTTGCCTATTTTCAACCCTACTCCAACACCTACGCACCGGTCAGCCACTTGAGAACGCTGTACAACGAAGCCCTTGCTTTTCCACAGGTGGCAGGACTGGTCATCGGCACCCGGCCTGACTGCGTGGACGACGAAAAACTGGCCCTTCTCAGGGAAATCGCTGAACATCACTATGTGATGGTCGAGTTTGGCATCGAATCCTGTTACGATGAAACCCTGCTCCGTATCAACCGCGGACATACGTTCCTGCAGACGGTTGAAGCCATCCAAGAAACGAATGCGGCTGGACTATCCGCCGGCGGTCACCTCATCCTGGGATTACCCGGTGAGACCAGAGAAATGATGCTGGAGGAGGCAGCGATCGTATCCCGGCTTCCGCTTCAGATGATCAAGTTCCACCAGCTGCAGATCTTTCGGAACACACCCCTGGCAAAAGCACTTGAGGACGATCCGGCAAGTTTCAGGTTATTTGGGCTTGAGGAGTATATCGAATTTGTGATTGACTTTACCGAAAAATTGTCCCCCTCGATCAGGATCGAGCGCTTTGCCAGCGAAGCTCCTCCCCGCTTCCTGGCCGGCCAGGGCTGGGGGCGAATCCGCTACGACCAGGTGCTGCGCAGAATAGAAGACAGGATGGAAGAAAGGGATACCTTTCAGGGGAAATGGTTTGAATGA